TGATAAAGTTTGGGATAAAACCATCGGAGGTAATAATGATGACGTATTTCAATCTTTATTGCAAACTAAAGATGGTGGCTATATTTTATTTGGCTATTCCTCTTCTGGCCTTAGCGGCGATAAATCGCAGGCATCCAACGGTAATTATGATTATTGGGTAGTAAAGTTAAAGGCCGATGGCAGTAAAGAGTGGGATAGAACCTATGGGGGCAATAACCAGGATATAGCTTTTTCCATTCAACAGACCAGCAACGGAGGGTATGTCTTGGCTGGTTATTCTGACTCTAACATTAGTGGCGATAAATCTCAAGATGGTAAAGGTAGTGAAGATTACTGGGTTATTAAAATAAAGGCCAATGGCAGTAAAGAATGGGACAGAACTTTTGGGGGCAACAGTCAGGATGCTTTAGCTTCGGTAAAACAAACCAGCGATGGTGGTTATATATTAGGTGGTTCCTCTTATTCCGGAGTCAGCGGTGATAAAACACAATCTTCTAGAGGCAATAATGATTATTGGGTGGTTAAGTTAAAGGCCGATGGTACCAAAGAATGGGATAGAACTATTGGCGGCAATAGTGATGATAATTTAAGTTCGGTGCAACAAACAAATGATGGCACTTACATTCTAGGCGGATCTTCTTATTCAGGTATTAGCGGTAACAAAACGCACTCTTCTAAAGGTGGTAACGACTACTGGATTGTAAAATTAAATACTAACGGTTCTTACGCCTGGGATAAAACCATTGGCGGTAATAGTGATGATTACTTAACCTACCTGCAACAAACCAATGATGGTAATTATATTATGGGCGGCTATTCTTATTCAAATAAGAGTGGCGATAAATCGCAGCCTAATAAAAATAGCTGGGATTATTGGATCGTGAAGGTAGATAATAGCGGAACGAACCTGAATCAATTAATTTCCTTTGCACCTTTTCTTTATAAAGATTTGGATGATCCTCCAATAGCCCTTTCGGCAACTACTAGTTCAGGCCTGCCTGTCACCTTTACCGTTGAATCAGGTCCGGCTACTATCAGTAATGGAAATATGCTTACATTAACGGGGGTAGGTACCGTTACGATAAAAGCGGCCCAACCAGGCAATACTATTTACCTGCCTGTTTCAACTACCCGCTCTTTTGTGGTAGAACCAGCTTCCAAAATAAAAGAACAATGGAATAGAACCATTGGTGGCAATTCAACGGATCAGTTAACCTCTATCCAGAAAACCAGCGATGGCGGTTATATTGTAGGCGGAAGTTCCAGTTCAGGAAAATCCAGCGACAAGTCACAAGCCAGTAAAGGCGGCCTCGATTATTGGATTGTAAAGCTAAAAGCCGATGGTACGAAAGAATGGGATAAAACTTTTGGGGGCAATGGGAATGATAATTTGACTTCGGTGCAACAGACGAGTGATGGGGGCTATATTCTGGGCGGCTATTCTTCATCCGGGAAAAGTGGCGATAAATCGCAAGCCCGTAAAGGCAGCTTGGATTACTGGATTGTAAAGGTAAAGACCAATGGTACCAAAGAATGGGATAAAACCCTAGGGGGACGCGACCCGGATTGGTTGACTTCGGTGCAACAAACAAGTGATGGGGGTTATATTCTGGGCGGTTATTCAGAATCCGGCATTGGGGCAGATAAAACCGAGGACTATCAAGGACTTACTGACTTTTGGGTGATAAAGTTAAGAGCCGATGGAGGTAAAGACTGGGATAAAACCATTGGAGGCATGTATGAAGATGTTTTAAGTTCGATCCATCAAACGAGCGATGGCGGCTATATTTTGGGCGGTTATTCTTTATCTGGGAAAAGTGGCGATAAATCGCAGGCCCGTATTGGAAACAATGATTTCTGGATAGTAAAGCTAAAAGCCGATGGCAGCAAGGATTGGGATAAAACCTTGGGCGGCACCGATGAAGATTATTTATCATCCCTGGAGCAGACAAGTGATGGGGGTTACATTCTGGGGGGGTATTCCTGGTCTAGCAGGAGCGGCGATAAAACACAAGCTTCTAAAGGTGGTTATGATTATTGGGTAGTAAAATTAAATGCCAATGGAGCCAAGACTTGGGATAAAACTTTAGGTGGAAATGAAAGTGAAGCTTTAACGGTGGTACACCAAACTAGTGATGGCGGTTATATCTTAGGTGGTAATTCCTTTTCGGCTATATCCGGTGATAAAACCCAAATTCCAAGGGGTGCCCCTGACTACGACTTCTGGCTTATAAAACTAAAAGCCGACGGTACTAAAGCCTGGGATAAAACCCTGGGTGGTAATGATAATGACCTGTTATCCTCGATTCAACAGACCGGTGACGGGGAGTACCTGGTGGGCGGCACTTCAGAATCCGGATTTTTTGGTGATAAATCGGAATCCAGCAGAGGTGGCCAGGACTTTTGGTTGGTAAAGCTTAAAGAAGATGTAGACCTTAATACCCTTTGGGAGTACCGTTTCGGGGGCAATGGAAAAGACAACTTAACTACTGTTATAAGAACCAACGATGGGGGCTATTTAGCCGGTGGGTATTCGGACACGGGTAGCAGCGGCGACAAAAGCCAGAACAGCCAGGGCAAGAACGACTACTGGATCGTAAAAACGGATAAGAATGGGCAAAAACAATGGGAAAAACGTTACGGCGGCAGCCAGGATGATTTCCTTAATCGGGTTTTGCAAACCCAGGATAATGGCTATTTACTGGCTGGTTCATCGCTTTCAAACAAAAGCGGTGATAAAACCGAAGAAAGCCAGGGCGACCGGGATTACTGGGTAGTAAAAGTAGATCCGCAGGGCAACAAAGAGTGGGATAAAACATTGGGTGGATCCGGGTATGATGAACTCCAGAAAGCCATTCAGCTCTCTTCGGGCGAATACGCGTTAGGTGGCACCAGCAACTCTCCTATCAGTGGGGATAAAAGCCAGTCTGCGCAGGGCGGCACCGACTACTGGCTCGTTAAAATTTCAAAAACCGGCACCAAACTCTGGGATAAACGCTACGGCGGCAGCTTAAACGAAACCCTGGGCAGTTTTACGGCTACCAAAGATAATGGCTTTTTCCTGGGCGGCAGTTCCGAATCGGGGAATAATGGCGATAAAACCCAGGCCAGCCAGGGTGGCACCGATTATTGGGTCGTAAAAACAGACAAAGAGGGAAATGTGCTTTGGGAAAAAACCTATGGCGGCAACGGCACCGATGAAGCATATTCGGTAGGTCGTGGCCGGGGAAATCACTTGTTTATTGCGGGTACCAGTGATTCGGACCAATCAGGAGATAAAAGCCAGGCGAGCCAAGGGGGCAAAGATTACTGGTTAATTAAATTAGATGAAAAAGGCAACTTGCTCTGGGACCGAACTTTCGGCGGCAGTAAAGACGATGAGCTAAGGGCCAGTACTTTCACCGACAAGGACCAGTATGTTTTAGGCGGCACCTCCTACTCGCCCGAAGGCGGTGATAAAAGCCAGGGTAGCCAAGGCGATGGCGATTACTGGGTAGTGCAAGTAAATGAGGAAGGAAAGCAAATCGCAGACCAACGTTTTGGAGGCAGTGGCCTGGACGAACTCCGCAGCGTGTTCCAGACCAAAGATGGCGGGCTGCTGTTGGCCGGCCGGTCCAGCTCCGGCGTGAGCGGCGACAAGAGCCAGCCCAGCCAAGGCAGCACCGATTTCTGGCTCGTGAAAGTAGCTCCGCTCACCAGTACCTTAACCGCTAACCGGCAAGTGACCCGACCGATAACCGCAGCTTCAGAAACTGAATTGAAAGTACTAAGCGCTTTCCCGAACCCGGTTCAAGAACAACTAACCGTTCATTTTACCTTACCTCACACCCAGGTAGCCACGGTAAAGGTGTATAACAGCCAGGGCAAAGTAGTCGCCGTTTTGTTCCAGAACCAGGCGCAAGCGCATCAACAATACCAGGTACAATGGCAGGCCCACAACCAGGCCGCAGGCATGTATTTTCTGCAACTACAAACCCCTACGAACCGCCACCAGCAAAAAATCCTGCTGACCCGGTAAACCAGCGTTAACTTTGCAATAAAGCCGGATAGTAGCAATGCTATCCGGCTTTATTTTTTAACATTATTTAAGATTAAAGAATCCTTCCGGCCAAAAAACCAAAAATTTAAAAATTACCACAAAGCACAAATTGCCCCTACTTCTTGGTAAAATAATCTAAGATTATTAAGTATAATTTTTATAAAAACATTACTTTAGACTACCTTCCTCAGCTGTGAACATTTGTCTTATAGTGCTCTACATTCTTGTTTGTCAGTTTTCCAAACAAGTGCCCTGATAATGAATAATCGTTATTTACTTTTTGTACAAACTAGAATATTAATCTATGAAAACACTTTTACCCTGTTCCTACTCCATCTCACCTAATCAAAAAATAGTACCACTTTGGTACAGTATAGGCTTACTCTTATTTCTACAATTCTGGCTTTCAATTCCAACATTGGCCCAGAATATACTTTGGGATAAAACTTATGGAGGCAATAAAAGTGAATTCTTCTCTGTTTTACAGCCTACCCACGATGGGGGATATATTGTGGGGGGAACTTCTGATTCCGGTGTCACCGGTGATAAGTCACATAAAAGTAGAGGTGGCGATGATTACTGGGTAATAAAACTAAATGCTGACGGCAGTAAGGTTTGGGATAAAACTTTTGGAGGGAACAGTTACGACTATCTGCATTCTATACAACAAACCCAGGATAGCGGATATATCCTGAGCGGTTTTTCAAACTCCGGTTTAAGCGGCGATAAATCAGAACCGAACAAAGGTGGCACCGATTATTGGGTTATAAAAATTACAGCGGATGGCACCAAAGAATGGGATAAAACCATTGGCAGTTGGCACGATGATGGTGGCTTAATTCAGGTACGGCAGACCCAGGATGGCGGTTATATTGTTGGAGGCTCTTCTTACTCCGGCATTGGTGGCGATAAAACGGAAAATAGTCGCGGCGACCGGGATTACTGGATAGTTAAGCTAAACTCCAATGGTGTGAAGCAATGGGATAAAACTTATGGAGGAAAAAGTGAAGAGTATTTAAACTCTCTGGAATTAACTACCGACGGCGGATTAATTTTAAGTGGTCACTCCACTTCTGGTCGAAGCGGCAACAAAACCCAGTCCGGCAAAGGTCAGGATGATTACTGGATTATTAAAACCGACGGAAATGGCAGCATTATGTGGGATAAGACCATTGGTGGTAGTGGCAGCGAACGAGGAAAAAGCATCGTGCAACAGACCCCGGATGGAGGGTACATTCTCGGTGCTAGTTCCAACTCTGACAAAAGCGGCGATAAAAGTGAAAACAACCGGGGTTGCGACGGCATAGGTAATTGCTCCTTTGATTATTGGGTATTAAAATTGAATGCTGACGGTAGCAAAGCTTGGGATAAAACCTACGGAGGAAATGCGGAGGATAATTTTGAAACCCTGCAACAAACTCCATCTGGCGATTTTATTTTGGGGGGCTGGTCATCCTCGAACAGTAACGGCGATAAAACCGAGCAGGTTATAGGCGCTACCGATTTCTGGGTAATAAAACTAAAGCCGGATGGCAGCAAAGTTTGGGATAAAACCATTGGTAGCAATGGTGGAGATGAATTACATTCTATCGGACAAACGCCAGATGGCAACTTTATATTAGGCGGTAGTTCCTGGTCTAACAAAGGTGGTGATAAAAGCCACGACAACCACGGCTGCTCTGCCAGCAATTGTTTCGCTGATTTTTGGGTGGTAAAAATGGATAATAGCGGTAGAAACTTAGGTCAAATTATTACCTTCCTCACCATACCATACAAAACCCTTGGCGATGTTCCTTTCACGCTATCGGCAAAATCCAGTTCCGGTTTACCAGTCAGTTTCAGGGTAATTTCTGGTCCGGCGACACTAAAGGGCAACACCATTACTCTAACCGGTACAGGAACTGTTCAGGTAAAAGCATCAGCGCCCGGTAATAAAACGTATCTACCCGCCCAAGTTACCCAAAGCTTTGAAGTAGAAGAAGCAAGTCCAGTCAAAAAAGTTTGGGATAAAACTCTGGGTGGTAAACAAGATGAAAGATTATATACTGCCTACCAAACCCCGGATGGTGGTTTTATTTTAGGTGGTAATTCGGGATCAGGCAAAAGTGGGAATAAATCAGATACTAAGCCAGGAGCCTGGATTGTAAAACTAAGGGCCGACGGCACCAAAGTATGGGATAAAGTCATTACCGGTGGGAGTTTGGCCGTGCTGCAACCAACCCCGGACGGAGGCTACATTTTGGGTGGATCCACCGAATACAACAATAACAATTTTAGTAGCCCGGATTATTGGCTTGTAAAATTAAAAGCCGATGGTAACAAAGAATGGGAAAAAGCTTTAGGAGGCTATGATTGGGATGAGTTAACCGCGCTGCAGCAAACCCAGGACGGCGGCTATATTTTGGGCGGCTCTTCTTACTCGGGCAAAGGCCTGGATAAATCGGAGGTTAACCGCGGCGGCAGTGGCGAAGAAGGCGAACCCGTAAGCGATTACTGGGTAGTAAAAGTAAATGCCACCGGTACCAAAGAATGGGATAAAACGTTAGGGGGCGATTACTACGATAATTTAACTTCGCTGCAACAAACTAGTGACGGCGGTTATATCGTGGGTGGCAGTTCTATGTCTGGTCTTAGCAGTGATAAATCCGAGTGGAATAAATCTTATGGATCAGATTACTGGATTGTAAAATTAAGACCTAATGGCAGCAAAGAATGGGATAAAACCATTGGCGGAAATAACGAAGACTATCTGGCTGTGGTTCAGCAAACACCGGATGGTGGCTATATTTTGGCCGGCAGTTCCAGTTCCGGTGTAGGGGGGGATAAATCCGAACCTATTAACGGAGACCCTGATGAAGCATACAACGATTTCTGGGTAGTAAAATTAGGCCCCAAAAGAAACAAAGAATGGGATAAAACCCTAGGTGGTGCGCAGGAAGATCACCTGAACACTTTACTGCAAATTCCTGATGGCAGTTTTATCCTCGGGGGTTCTTCTAGTTCAGTTAAAGGAGGTGATAAATCGCAAGTGGATCGTGGAGGTGGAGATATTTGGTTAATAAAAATCACCGCTCATGGTACTACAATCTGGGATAAAACATTGGGCGGTGATGAGGGAGATGGATTAACCGATCTGCAATCTACCCCGGAAGGCGGCTATATTCTGGGTGGCAATTCTACCTCTAACCGGAGCGGAGACAAATCGGGAAACAGAATTGGCGAAAATGATTTTTGGATCATCAAGCTAAAGGAAGAGCCGCCCCTACAAGCTAGCTGGAACATGCGCTACGGGGGCAGTGGTAAAGATAACCTCACCACAGCCATCAAAACTTCCGATGGCAGGTACTTATCGGGTGGTTACACCACTTCGGGGGTAAGCGGCGATAAAAACCAGACTAGCCAAGGCAAAAACGACTACTGGATTGTGAAGAGTGACCAGAACGGCAAAAAGCTGTGGGATCAAAGCTACGGCGGAAGTCAGGATGACTATTTGAACAGTATAGTTCAAACAGCAGATGGCGGCTATTTACTGGCTGGCTCTTCTGCTTCCTCCAGGAGTGGCGATAAAAGCCAGGAAAGCCGCGGCGACCAGGACTACTGGGTAGTAAAAGTTAATGCTTCTGGAACCAAGCTCTGGGACAAACGCTATGGTGGCACGGGTACCGACGAGTTAACGCAAGTGCTGGTGCTGCCTTCGGGTTCCTTTATTTTGGCGGGTACCAGCAACTCCCCGGCTAGTGGCGATATCTCGCAGAACAGCTACGGTGGAAAAGACTACTGGGTACTTAAGATTAGCCGTTCGGGCAAGAAGATCTGGGATACGCGCCTGGGTGGCGCTCAGGATGAAACCTTAGAAGGAATCGTGTTTAACTCCGACGGCGGCTTTCTGGTGGGCGGAACTTCCGCTTCGGGCATCAGCGGCACAAAAACCCAGATGAGTCAGGGCAGCAGTGATTTCTGGGTGGTCCGTCTTACCGGCGAAGGCGAGCAGGTCTGGGATCAACGGTACGGTGGCAGCGGGGAAGACCAGCTCATGGCACTGGGTAGCACGAACACCAGCACGGGCAACTTTTTTCTGGCCGGCACCAGCACCTCGGGCAAGAGCGGGGACAAAAGCCAAAGCAGCCAGGACGGCAAAGACTACTGGCTTATCAAGATCAACCCCACGGGCAAGAAGATCTGGGATAAACGTTATGGCGGCAGCGCAGACGAAGAACTACGTACGATTAGCATGACCCCGGAAGGCGGCTACTTGCTGGGAGGTAGTTCCAGCTCAGGGGTAAGTGGCGACAAGAGTCAGGTGAGCCAAGGAGGGAAAGACTACTGGCTGGTGAAAACCACAGCCACGGGAGTAAAAGAATGGGACCAGCGGTTTGGTGGCAGCGGTAACGAGGAACTGCGGAGTATGCTGCTCACTAAAGAAGGCAACTACGTACTGGCCGGTAGGTCCGACTCGGGCGTGAGTGGCGACCGTACCCAACCCAGCCAAGGATCAACCGATTACTGGCTCGTCAAAGTAGCTCCCACAACTAGTTCCATCATTGCAGTCAGGGAAGAAAGTGCGATAGAAGAACCCGTAGCACCCACAGAATTAGTTCAATTCACAGCTTTTCCCAATCCGTTTCAGAACCAAGTAACCGTAAGCTTTACCTTACCTGAAACACAATCCGCTACTTTGACGGTGTATGATAGTCAAGGCTATCCTGTAACTACCTTGTTCCAAGCAGAAGCTCAAGCTAACCAAACTTACCAGCTAGAATGGCAAGCCAATAAGCAAGAAGCCGGTTTGTATTTCCTACAACTGCAAACTCAGGCGGGACAACACACGCAAAAACTACTTTTACAAAAGTAATTTTTTAAATTTTTCCATTTCTCCAAAGCCGACCAAAGCATCTCTGGTCGGCTTTCGTGCTTTAGAAGAAGTGCATTCAGGTTGTATTTACAAAATCAGATTACTGACGAAGCTGATAATGGCACCGTATCTACCGGACATTACAATTACGTATACCAAGTTGCGAAATAGAACAATTGTGAAAGCATCGATGGGCGGAGTTGCGGGTAACATCACCCCTTGCCCTGGTTGAATATAAAATCGGAAGAAATTTAAAAATGATATATGCTTAATTACTGGCGGGTGATGTTTGGCGTTTGTTTCGGATTTATGCTGTGGCAGCCAATGGCCTGTAAGCCCAAAGATAAACAACAGGCCACAGTTAAAAACGTACAAGTTAGCCATTTACCCATGAAAGCCACCCTCCTGCGCCAGAAATTGCTAACCAACCTGCCGTCCGGCTCGGGCATGGAAATAATCCATAATCAGCTATTTGTAATCGGCGACGATTCACCGCTGTTGTATCAACTGCAAGCCGATACCTGGGAACAGATTGCTACCTACCCCCTTTTCCAAACCAACGATTTTGCCACTGGCCGCATCCCTAAACCGCTTAAACCCGACCTGGAATGCCTAACTAGGGTAAAATTTAAAAAAAATACTTATTTACTAGCTTTTGGGTCGGGTTCTACCGCTAAGCGCAACACTTGTTTTGTGGTGCAACTAGCTCCAACAACGCAAGAAAAACCTTCGGTACAAGCAATATCTTTACAGTATTTATACGAAGCCTTACAAAACGATATAGCGGTAACGGCAGGCGGCACTTTAAACCTGGAAGCCGCAGCCGCATCCCCAGAACATCTGTATTTGCTGCAACGCTCCGGGAAAGATGGTCCCGATGCGCTCCTTATTTTTCCGTTGCCGGCGTTCATGGCTTACTTGCAGCAACCTACCGGTTCGCTACCCGCTTACACTGTTATCCGCTTTCGATTGCCCGAGATTGATGGCTGGAAAGCAGGCTTTTCCGGAACCAGCTTTTACGACAATAAAATATTTATCACGGCTTCCGTAGAAAATACCAACGATGCTTACCTCGATGGCGAAGTACTCGGCAGCTTTGTAGGTTATATCCCGGTAAATCAAGCCCCCGATGCTGTAGTACATACCACCCGGATCATTGATCCAAAGGGTAATTTCTATTCCGGGAAAGTAGAATCCATTAGCATTCTCCGAAAAAACGCAGCCAATCAGTACCAAGCTTTGGCGATTACGGACAACGACAATGGTCAATCGGAATTACTGGAACTGGAGCTTACTTTACCTTGAGTAAAATTAAAAAATTTAAAAAATAACCATCGCGGTAATTAAAAAGAAAAAGCAGTCTTATTTTTAGACTGCTCTTCTGCTTCCCTAGGGCGTAATCAACATTTTTTTAATTTTTACGACCTGCTTATACGGTTAAGTTTAAGCAGGTAAAAAACAGCAAAAACCTTAAAATTAATGCTAATCAGTTTTATTAAAAATATTAGTCCACGAGTACTTTGGTTTGTTTACTACCCGATTTTCCCTGGGCTTTTACAATGTAGAAACCTTTAGTTAAATGAGTTACCGGCAATACCAAAGTACCTTTACCGGCGGCATCAGTCTCTACCGTTTTGGTGTGGGCTACCCGGCCCAGGCCATCGTACAGGACTACGCTCACCAGTTCTTTGTCCGCAAAATTTTCGAGCACTACCTGCAGGTCGTTGCCGGCGCTAGGATTAGGGTATACTTGTAATTTCAGGTCGACGGGTTGGGCTATCTTAGTTTCTTGGGGGGCAACCACACTTGCCAGCCGGGCGGCCGAATTAACCACTTTAAAAGAAATAGATAAAGCCGTACCCGCCGTACCGCTCGCGCTAGCGCCGGAATAAGGAGTGGCCTTTAAAGAATAGCTACCAAGTTTAGGTACCCAGGCGTTGTAATCATAATTTGTTTCACCAAAAACGGCGTAAGGCGCACTGCTTTCGGTTTTAGTTAACGATTGCACACCGCTTAATACCGCTTTTACGCTGCCCACCATACTCGGGCTGGTATTTACCCGGATATTTAAATTTTTGGTAGGTAGTTTAGCTAAATCCAGGGTAGCGTTGTTGTTTAAAGTTTGAATATCTTTATCCGAATCAGCGTTAATCAGGGTAAAACTTACTACGCGTTGGCCGGTAGTACTGCTGCCTACGGTTATATTCACGCAGAAACTGGCGCTGCTGTACGTGGTTCCGCTGCCGGTACTTTTGGCGGTAACCGTGGCCGAGTAACTACCTTTGGCTAAACTGGATGTATTAATGGTGGCTTCTACGTTTACTCCGGTGGGCACGGCAGTACCGCTGGCATTTTTCGTAATCGTTAACCACGCGGCGTTAGAAGTTAAGCTATAGGTTTTGTTGCCCTCAAGGGTATAAAGCAAGTTTTTAAGCACTAACTTACTCCCCGCGCTTACAGATTTAGTAAAACACTTGGCGGTAAAC
The sequence above is a segment of the Adhaeribacter swui genome. Coding sequences within it:
- a CDS encoding DUF6929 family protein translates to MLNYWRVMFGVCFGFMLWQPMACKPKDKQQATVKNVQVSHLPMKATLLRQKLLTNLPSGSGMEIIHNQLFVIGDDSPLLYQLQADTWEQIATYPLFQTNDFATGRIPKPLKPDLECLTRVKFKKNTYLLAFGSGSTAKRNTCFVVQLAPTTQEKPSVQAISLQYLYEALQNDIAVTAGGTLNLEAAAASPEHLYLLQRSGKDGPDALLIFPLPAFMAYLQQPTGSLPAYTVIRFRLPEIDGWKAGFSGTSFYDNKIFITASVENTNDAYLDGEVLGSFVGYIPVNQAPDAVVHTTRIIDPKGNFYSGKVESISILRKNAANQYQALAITDNDNGQSELLELELTLP
- a CDS encoding T9SS type A sorting domain-containing protein, whose product is MKIIDYNFRLSQWPRVELPGWRSVGVILLLNWCFIATGLAQNKIWDKTIGGSYDDIFQSLRHTKDGGYILGGYSYSYKSGDKSENSKGGYDYWLVKTRADGTKEWDKTIGGNSDDYFRSGQETSDGGYILGGYSYSGKSSDKSGNSKGGLDYWIVKLNSKGDKVWDKTIGGNNDDVFQSLLQTKDGGYILFGYSSSGLSGDKSQASNGNYDYWVVKLKADGSKEWDRTYGGNNQDIAFSIQQTSNGGYVLAGYSDSNISGDKSQDGKGSEDYWVIKIKANGSKEWDRTFGGNSQDALASVKQTSDGGYILGGSSYSGVSGDKTQSSRGNNDYWVVKLKADGTKEWDRTIGGNSDDNLSSVQQTNDGTYILGGSSYSGISGNKTHSSKGGNDYWIVKLNTNGSYAWDKTIGGNSDDYLTYLQQTNDGNYIMGGYSYSNKSGDKSQPNKNSWDYWIVKVDNSGTNLNQLISFAPFLYKDLDDPPIALSATTSSGLPVTFTVESGPATISNGNMLTLTGVGTVTIKAAQPGNTIYLPVSTTRSFVVEPASKIKEQWNRTIGGNSTDQLTSIQKTSDGGYIVGGSSSSGKSSDKSQASKGGLDYWIVKLKADGTKEWDKTFGGNGNDNLTSVQQTSDGGYILGGYSSSGKSGDKSQARKGSLDYWIVKVKTNGTKEWDKTLGGRDPDWLTSVQQTSDGGYILGGYSESGIGADKTEDYQGLTDFWVIKLRADGGKDWDKTIGGMYEDVLSSIHQTSDGGYILGGYSLSGKSGDKSQARIGNNDFWIVKLKADGSKDWDKTLGGTDEDYLSSLEQTSDGGYILGGYSWSSRSGDKTQASKGGYDYWVVKLNANGAKTWDKTLGGNESEALTVVHQTSDGGYILGGNSFSAISGDKTQIPRGAPDYDFWLIKLKADGTKAWDKTLGGNDNDLLSSIQQTGDGEYLVGGTSESGFFGDKSESSRGGQDFWLVKLKEDVDLNTLWEYRFGGNGKDNLTTVIRTNDGGYLAGGYSDTGSSGDKSQNSQGKNDYWIVKTDKNGQKQWEKRYGGSQDDFLNRVLQTQDNGYLLAGSSLSNKSGDKTEESQGDRDYWVVKVDPQGNKEWDKTLGGSGYDELQKAIQLSSGEYALGGTSNSPISGDKSQSAQGGTDYWLVKISKTGTKLWDKRYGGSLNETLGSFTATKDNGFFLGGSSESGNNGDKTQASQGGTDYWVVKTDKEGNVLWEKTYGGNGTDEAYSVGRGRGNHLFIAGTSDSDQSGDKSQASQGGKDYWLIKLDEKGNLLWDRTFGGSKDDELRASTFTDKDQYVLGGTSYSPEGGDKSQGSQGDGDYWVVQVNEEGKQIADQRFGGSGLDELRSVFQTKDGGLLLAGRSSSGVSGDKSQPSQGSTDFWLVKVAPLTSTLTANRQVTRPITAASETELKVLSAFPNPVQEQLTVHFTLPHTQVATVKVYNSQGKVVAVLFQNQAQAHQQYQVQWQAHNQAAGMYFLQLQTPTNRHQQKILLTR
- a CDS encoding T9SS type A sorting domain-containing protein, whose protein sequence is MAQNILWDKTYGGNKSEFFSVLQPTHDGGYIVGGTSDSGVTGDKSHKSRGGDDYWVIKLNADGSKVWDKTFGGNSYDYLHSIQQTQDSGYILSGFSNSGLSGDKSEPNKGGTDYWVIKITADGTKEWDKTIGSWHDDGGLIQVRQTQDGGYIVGGSSYSGIGGDKTENSRGDRDYWIVKLNSNGVKQWDKTYGGKSEEYLNSLELTTDGGLILSGHSTSGRSGNKTQSGKGQDDYWIIKTDGNGSIMWDKTIGGSGSERGKSIVQQTPDGGYILGASSNSDKSGDKSENNRGCDGIGNCSFDYWVLKLNADGSKAWDKTYGGNAEDNFETLQQTPSGDFILGGWSSSNSNGDKTEQVIGATDFWVIKLKPDGSKVWDKTIGSNGGDELHSIGQTPDGNFILGGSSWSNKGGDKSHDNHGCSASNCFADFWVVKMDNSGRNLGQIITFLTIPYKTLGDVPFTLSAKSSSGLPVSFRVISGPATLKGNTITLTGTGTVQVKASAPGNKTYLPAQVTQSFEVEEASPVKKVWDKTLGGKQDERLYTAYQTPDGGFILGGNSGSGKSGNKSDTKPGAWIVKLRADGTKVWDKVITGGSLAVLQPTPDGGYILGGSTEYNNNNFSSPDYWLVKLKADGNKEWEKALGGYDWDELTALQQTQDGGYILGGSSYSGKGLDKSEVNRGGSGEEGEPVSDYWVVKVNATGTKEWDKTLGGDYYDNLTSLQQTSDGGYIVGGSSMSGLSSDKSEWNKSYGSDYWIVKLRPNGSKEWDKTIGGNNEDYLAVVQQTPDGGYILAGSSSSGVGGDKSEPINGDPDEAYNDFWVVKLGPKRNKEWDKTLGGAQEDHLNTLLQIPDGSFILGGSSSSVKGGDKSQVDRGGGDIWLIKITAHGTTIWDKTLGGDEGDGLTDLQSTPEGGYILGGNSTSNRSGDKSGNRIGENDFWIIKLKEEPPLQASWNMRYGGSGKDNLTTAIKTSDGRYLSGGYTTSGVSGDKNQTSQGKNDYWIVKSDQNGKKLWDQSYGGSQDDYLNSIVQTADGGYLLAGSSASSRSGDKSQESRGDQDYWVVKVNASGTKLWDKRYGGTGTDELTQVLVLPSGSFILAGTSNSPASGDISQNSYGGKDYWVLKISRSGKKIWDTRLGGAQDETLEGIVFNSDGGFLVGGTSASGISGTKTQMSQGSSDFWVVRLTGEGEQVWDQRYGGSGEDQLMALGSTNTSTGNFFLAGTSTSGKSGDKSQSSQDGKDYWLIKINPTGKKIWDKRYGGSADEELRTISMTPEGGYLLGGSSSSGVSGDKSQVSQGGKDYWLVKTTATGVKEWDQRFGGSGNEELRSMLLTKEGNYVLAGRSDSGVSGDRTQPSQGSTDYWLVKVAPTTSSIIAVREESAIEEPVAPTELVQFTAFPNPFQNQVTVSFTLPETQSATLTVYDSQGYPVTTLFQAEAQANQTYQLEWQANKQEAGLYFLQLQTQAGQHTQKLLLQK